The Spinacia oleracea cultivar Varoflay chromosome 2, BTI_SOV_V1, whole genome shotgun sequence DNA segment AAGGTATAAATGGAAGAGATTTTACTGTTTTTGTGAGAAGCACGTCTCAAGATAGAAGCCATATAGGTTGGCAAATATTACTGGTATTTGTTATTTTACCTCAAGTCCTCAAAATAAAGTAGTACTGAGGGTCTGAGGTACCTGCTACTGTTGTGAAGCAATGGAAAAAAGGAAGTGAAGAAACCAGACAACGAAGAAAAAATCTTGGCTACCTAAAAAGATGACCAGCGAAAGAGACTACTAAGTACTCTCCGGTAGTCATGTCACTGTGTCACATATTATGTGATCAGTGACCTCCAATTTTGTCTCTcttgaaaattagggtttttttaaAACCAAATTGGGGATTTTGATTTAGAGTGCAAATTGAAGCAGTTCCATGTAATTAATTAAGGGTTTTGGATCAAGTTAACATTTACAATCCAGGTAAGATGtcagtttgaactttgaagaaATATTGGGTTAAATTCAAGTTAAACTTTGAAGGCTTGTTGTAGACTTAAAACTAGGATTGTAGAATCGGGTCTGGGATTTCTATCGCACGCAATCCCACTCCGATCTTGAGCCAATTGCGATTTTGACCACAATCCAGATAGTTTTGAAAAGCCAGATCGTTATTATAAAAACCATGGTTTTTATTGCTTAATtctcattttattcaaaccATGGTTTTTATTGATTAATTCTCATTTAATATAGCTGGTTTTGGATGTTTATGTCTCGAAAAtatttaatacttcctccgtttctataTAGTTGCAACATACACTTTTTCACATACTTTAAGAAAAAGGAATCGAACTTCTTTATTACGAGGGCATAAATGGAAAGTTCCATTATTTTATTTGGTGGGTGAGTAATTGGGAGTTAGTAAAGAGAATAAAGTGAGGGTATAAAATGTAATTGCATACAAAATAGTTTTCCATTTATAGTGTGTTgcaagtattgtgatgttgccgTTTTAGGAAAGTGTTGCAACTAtatagaaacggaggaagtagataACAGCTAATTTCTTGAAATTGCAATTCTGCACAATTGCATGCAATAACAGAAAATGTAAAGAATTTCGCATCTAAGGTTTGTGATAAATGTTCTAATCTCTCTTGCTTTCCTCAAACGATCAATGAGATGTGTGGTGACTCGATTTTTCATGTTCAAAAGTGCAAAACAATGATGCTCCAACCTGCCCGCTGAAAATTTTGAAGAATGTACTGCACTACTACTGCTCAATATATATCTATCTCTTATGTGCATCATAACGGCTCTGCCTCTCtctcaaagtttttttttaaaatttgcaGTGTTCTTCTCTCCATTTTGGACCCACATCTGCAATTACCGCCTGAGATTGACTTTTGTAAGCCTTCTTCCTCCAAGCCTGATAAAGAAATTATGATTTCGTTGCCGGATGCAGCTTGTGGAGGAAACTCTCTAAAGTCCTATGGTCCAGATGAAGGGGATGGAGTGACAGATGGTCCTGCCAAAGTGGATATTATAGAAGATGCCAGCCTCTTTTTTGCCCCTGAGGAGCTGAGAAATCTGACACTTGTGAACTCTTTTAAGAATGTTACTAATGGTGTGCAGGCTAGACATTCAGATCCCAACTGTGAAAATACACCAGTTACAAGGGAAGAAAAAAGTACTCGAGTTCACAAGTGTGCTGTATCGCATGCTGGAATTTCGATGAAATATTTCAGCTTGCATCTTGATCATACCCAACTTCTAGACTATGAGATTTGCAAATCTCGGGCATCCGAGTTTCAGCGTTTGGCATTGGACTTGCATTCTCAGAATAATGTTAACCTTGAGGGTCATACTGCTGCAATAGATGCTTTGATCCTGTCCGCTGAATGCTATATCAATCCCTTCATGACGTCTGTTAAAGAGCATTCAGTGGTTAGTGATCTAGTGAATTTTCAAGGGACAAAATATCCCCATGACCGTGAGGTTTCAGAACTCAGGAAAGCCCTAGAAAAAGGGAACTGCAATCTAGAAACAATAAGTCAGCTTGAGAGGAAAAGAGACAAAGTGTTTGTCCAGATATTGCTTGAAGCTGCTGAGATGGACAGGAGTTATAACCAAAGAGTGTCTGATGGAGATCAGTGTCCATATGGTGCTGGGATTGATGAAGATCTTGGAAGTTTTTCTGTGAATGATGATGCATCAGTTGATGCAATAACATTGGTTAGGAGAAACCAAGATTTGTTGTGCAATTTCTTAATTTATCAGTTGCAAAGAGAGCAGCATCCATTACATGAGACTCTCATGCAGTCTCTTGTGTTCTTGTTACATTCCGCCACTAAGCTTGTCTGTTCTCCTGAAAATGTGATTGACATTATATTAGCTTCAGCTAAGCACCTTAACAGGTTTTTGATATCCACCCTTCACCACTGCAAACAGGGGAATCTGCAGTTTAGCCCAGATAAAATATATCGAGTGCAAAGGCACTGGATGATTCTTCAAAGCTTGGTCATTGCTTCTAGTGGAGGAGGCAGTAAATCAAACAATGTATTCAATGTGAGTGGTTGTCAGTATAGCAATTTGATTCCTCCATCAACTTGGATAAGCAAGATACCAACATTCTCTTCTTGTGCTTTCCCTCTGGTCCGCTATCTTGGTTGGACGGCTGTGTCACGAAACGCTAATGGATACCTGACCCAATGTCTTTTCCTTCCATCAAATTTGTCACAACTGACAAACTTATTATCCATATTTGCTGATGATCTGGCAGTGATGGACTTTGGTGTGGACAAGAAAGAGGTTCTGGATTTGGAAGAGTTAGAAGGAAATCAAGATACCAGCATGGCAGATAAATTCTCTCAGCAGCAGTATCAAGCCCAGTCGTTTAATGTGTTATACCCAGATCTGAGTAACCTCTTACCTGACATGCAAAAAGATTTTAAAGCTTTCAGAGAAACTATTTTGGAGGCTGTTTCACTGCTGTTGAGATCTCTTGCATCAACTGCAGTTCCAGATATATTGAGTTGGTTTTCTGATCTTTGCCTGTCGCCCTTCCTCCAGAAGACAGACAATTCCCGTGATAGTTCTCCCCCAGTTAAAGGTCACCTTGCAAAAAATGCGAAGGCGATCATTTTATTTGTACTTGAAGCGATTATAAGTGAGCACATGGAAGCAGTCATTCCGGAGATACCGAGATTGGTGCAAGTGCTTGGGTCTTTGTGCAGAAGCTCTTATTGTGATGCATCATTTCTCAGGTCTGTATTACGCTTACTAAAACCCATAATTTCATATTCTTTGACCAAGAGCTctaacacagaaaaccatctaATTGGTCAATCATGTCTTGATTTTGAGAGTCTATGCTTTGATGAGCTCTTTACATACATTAGAATGGAGCAAGAGAATTTGGATTCTTCCACCAAAAAGGTCGAAAAGGCTctcattattttcattttagCTTCTGTCTTTCGTGATTTGTCGTTTGATCGTAAAAGGGAGGTCATACAGTCATCTGTCAAGTGGGTAGATTTTCCAACGTTTGAGTCGACAACTAAAATTTATGACTACCTTTGCTCCTTCCAGCAACTTCTGCAAAGTTGTAATGACTTTCTAGTGGAAAACTTAGGAGTACTTGGTCTTATACCAATGCCTCACTTTGATAATGTAAATGTTCAGCCACATGAAAACAATGGATCAGAATCTGATGCATGGTTTCCTGATGATTTCTGTTATGGTTGTGAAAAAGAGGAGACTGAGAGGACTGAAAGAGATAACAGTACTGGTTCTGCGGTAGGTACTGACGTTCATCATCCGTCTTTAGAAGAGATAGAAGGCTTCTGTGGGGATATAAGCAGTCTCATTTCTAAGTTAAATAAAACAATTGAATTATGTTGGAATCTGCATCCTCAACTCTCCAGGAGTCTTGCTGTTTATTCTTCCCAGTGCTTGATGTACTGTAGATGCTTATCTTCTGTTATGAATGAAGTTTCTGGTCTGGAAGTTCACAACACATTGATCTTTAAGAGTTTTGATGAATTTTTTGCTCATTGGAAGAATGGTATTGAAGGGCTTGCTGAAAATATTACTCTGGTTCAGGAGATGAGTTGCTGGGAAGTTGCGTCCACTATGGTTGATTGTTTACTCAAACTACCAGCATTTTGTAGCCTGGATAATGTGGTTGCTACACTTAGCTCTGTGATTGAAAATATCATGTTTAATGCCCCAAAGATTTCCTGGCGCTTGCAAACTGATAAATGGTTGTCCAATTTATTTTCAAGAGGAATTCTTATGCATGAGAGTGGGATATGTCTAGTTGAATTAATTTCTAAAATGTTGAGCCACCCTGAGCCAGAGCAACGTTTTACTGCACTTCTGCATTTAGGTAGACTCTTTGGACTAGATGTGAACGGCGGATGGGTCGTGCTCACTTCTCCATGTTTTGACAAATTAGCTTCACAAAATAGTGTTGTTTGCATCTCAGAATCAGTCTTATCCCGGCTTGTTTCGTACACATGGGATCAAGTAGCCCTTATGGC contains these protein-coding regions:
- the LOC110790099 gene encoding uncharacterized protein isoform X3, with translation MLAGPFYPILQIVTEREAARCSASGVESEVSRTNQPAPVLTVSSNFEPRKSRSISPFPLPTSQSIVFRPDAIFMLLRKAFIDNDLGAVCKVASKILHYLAETTSAQEESSFSTRETSSLLEEEPGSKSYHVALSEYSELFGDQFLVPMVDWNPSYISVLDIGAVEEGILHVLYACASQPLLCSKLAESATDFWLALPLIQALLPALRPASCPLSVDDTFSQWMQPFVQQGLSKIVSTLSSSAYHPLLHGCAGYLSSFSPSHAKTAGVLIDLCSSSLAPWMPRIIAKLDLAVELLEDLLGVIQGEHHSVVRVRAALKYLVLALSGYMDDVLAAYKEAKLKVLFLVEMLESFLEPAISASQSIITSAEFSYTFRNVHENTCAIALQVIRAAVRKPSVLPSLEQEWRLGSVPPSVLLSILDPHLQLPPEIDFCKPSSSKPDKEIMISLPDAACGGNSLKSYGPDEGDGVTDGPAKVDIIEDASLFFAPEELRNLTLVNSFKNVTNGVQARHSDPNCENTPVTREEKSTRVHKCAVSHAGISMKYFSLHLDHTQLLDYEICKSRASEFQRLALDLHSQNNVNLEGHTAAIDALILSAECYINPFMTSVKEHSVVSDLVNFQGTKYPHDREVSELRKALEKGNCNLETISQLERKRDKVFVQILLEAAEMDRSYNQRVSDGDQCPYGAGIDEDLGSFSVNDDASVDAITLVRRNQDLLCNFLIYQLQREQHPLHETLMQSLVFLLHSATKLVCSPENVIDIILASAKHLNRFLISTLHHCKQGNLQFSPDKIYRVQRHWMILQSLVIASSGGGSKSNNVFNVSGCQYSNLIPPSTWISKIPTFSSCAFPLVRYLGWTAVSRNANGYLTQCLFLPSNLSQLTNLLSIFADDLAVMDFGVDKKEVLDLEELEGNQDTSMADKFSQQQYQAQSFNVLYPDLSNLLPDMQKDFKAFRETILEAVSLLLRSLASTAVPDILSWFSDLCLSPFLQKTDNSRDSSPPVKGHLAKNAKAIILFVLEAIISEHMEAVIPEIPRLVQVLGSLCRSSYCDASFLRSVLRLLKPIISYSLTKSSNTENHLIGQSCLDFESLCFDELFTYIRMEQENLDSSTKKVEKALIIFILASVFRDLSFDRKREVIQSSVKWVDFPTFESTTKIYDYLCSFQQLLQSCNDFLVENLGVLGLIPMPHFDNVNVQPHENNGSESDAWFPDDFCYGCEKEETERTERDNSTGSAVGTDVHHPSLEEIEGFCGDISSLISKLNKTIELCWNLHPQLSRSLAVYSSQCLMYCRCLSSVMNEVSGLEVHNTLIFKSFDEFFAHWKNGIEGLAENITLVQEMSCWEVASTMVDCLLKLPAFCSLDNVVATLSSVIENIMFNAPKISWRLQTDKWLSNLFSRGILMHESGICLVELISKMLSHPEPEQRFTALLHLGRLFGLDVNGGWVVLTSPCFDKLASQNSVVCISESVLSRLVSYTWDQVALMASVDASLHLRTVAKALLVHFIPFANRAKLQSFLETADTSIQALGNFAYPMGDGLFGQLQLALIAGACLYCPAEDMSLVPQNVWRYIESIGGSKSGRVGEMEKRICQALCKVKCEEDEAKEVLKEALSSCPSKDFDPEFGNTRESVLQVLANLTSVESYFDIFAEKMDQEARELEEAELEIDILQKELPQLDNYHRNEIAFLSISKDSHRLQQIKDGIRSLEKSRIKEEIMERRKKKLLLRHRRQKYLEEADLQEAERLQELDRQRTSEMEKDIERQRLLEQERAKTNELRYNLDLEKEKQTQREIQRELEQVESGSRPPRREFSSSTHSSRPRDRYRDRESGRSNADGSVRASTSSLPPDMPLNTQSLTTTPTVVLSGSRTFPVQPPTILQARDRVDECSSSYEENLDGSKDSGDTGSTGDPELGPGFDGLAGGFGSSQRHGSRGSKSRQILERRERDGRREGKWERKQS
- the LOC110790099 gene encoding uncharacterized protein isoform X2, producing MEMELEGGKAKPLTYKIKAMSRETSTQKAINVLDADLRNYWSTGTNTKEWILLELSEPCLLSQIRIHNKSVLEWEVAAGLRYKPETFVKVRPRCEAPRRDMIYPMNYTPCRYVRLSCLRGSPIAIFFIQLVGISVPGLEPEFQPVVNYLLPQIATHEQDSNDLHLQLLSEITDRLHVYLPQLESELTKYTDDTETSTRFLAMLAGPFYPILQIVTEREAARCSASGVESEVSRTNQPAPVLTVSSNFEPRKSRSISPFPLPTSQSIVFRPDAIFMLLRKAFIDNDLGAVCKVASKILHYLAETTSAQEESSFSTRETSSLLEEEPGSKSYHVALSEYSELFGDQFLVPMVDWNPSYISVLDIGAVEEGILHVLYACASQPLLCSKLAESATDFWLALPLIQALLPALRPASCPLSVDDTFSQWMQPFVQQGLSKIVSTLSSSAYHPLLHGCAGYLSSFSPSHAKTAGVLIDLCSSSLAPWMPRIIAKLDLAVELLEDLLGVIQGEHHSVVRVRAALKYLVLALSGYMDDVLAAYKEAKLKVLFLVEMLESFLEPAISASQSIITSAEFSYTFRNVHENTCAIALQVIRAAVRKPSVLPSLEQEWRLGSVPPSVLLSILDPHLQLPPEIDFCKPSSSKPDKEIMISLPDAACGGNSLKSYGPDEGDGVTDGPAKVDIIEDASLFFAPEELRNLTLVNSFKNVTNGVQARHSDPNCENTPVTREEKSTRVHKCAVSHAGISMKYFSLHLDHTQLLDYEICKSRASEFQRLALDLHSQNNVNLEGHTAAIDALILSAECYINPFMTSVKEHSVVSDLVNFQGTKYPHDREVSELRKALEKGNCNLETISQLERKRDKVFVQILLEAAEMDRSYNQRVSDGDQCPYGAGIDEDLGSFSVNDDASVDAITLVRRNQDLLCNFLIYQLQREQHPLHETLMQSLVFLLHSATKLVCSPENVIDIILASAKHLNRFLISTLHHCKQGNLQFSPDKIYRVQRHWMILQSLVIASSGGGSKSNNVFNVSGCQYSNLIPPSTWISKIPTFSSCAFPLVRYLGWTAVSRNANGYLTQCLFLPSNLSQLTNLLSIFADDLAVMDFGVDKKEVLDLEELEGNQDTSMADKFSQQQYQAQSFNVLYPDLSNLLPDMQKDFKAFRETILEAVSLLLRSLASTAVPDILSWFSDLCLSPFLQKTDNSRDSSPPVKGHLAKNAKAIILFVLEAIISEHMEAVIPEIPRLVQVLGSLCRSSYCDASFLRSVLRLLKPIISYSLTKSSNTENHLIGQSCLDFESLCFDELFTYIRMEQENLDSSTKKVEKALIIFILASVFRDLSFDRKREVIQSSVKWVDFPTFESTTKIYDYLCSFQQLLQSCNDFLVENLGVLGLIPMPHFDNVNVQPHENNGSESDAWFPDDFCYGCEKEETERTERDNSTGSAVGTDVHHPSLEEIEGFCGDISSLISKLNKTIELCWNLHPQLSRSLAVYSSQCLMYCRCLSSVMNEVSGLEVHNTLIFKSFDEFFAHWKNGIEGLAENITLVQEMSCWEVASTMVDCLLKLPAFCSLDNVVATLSSVIENIMFNAPKISWRLQTDKWLSNLFSRGILMHESGICLVELISKMLSHPEPEQRFTALLHLGRLFGLDVNGGWVVLTSPCFDKLASQNSVVCISESVLSRLVSYTWDQVALMASVDASLHLRTVAKALLVHFIPFANRAKLQSFLETADTSIQALGNFAYPMGDGLFGQLQLALIAGACLYCPAEDMSLVPQNVWRYIESIGGSKSGRVGEMEKRICQALCKVKCEEDEAKEVLKEALSSCPSKDFDPEFGNTRESVLQVLANLTSVESYFDIFAEKMDQEARELEEAELEIDILQKELPQLDNYHRNEIAFLSISKDSHRLQQIKDGIRSLEKSRIKEEIMERRKKKLLLRHRRQKYLEEADLQEAERLQELDRQRTSEMEKDIERQRLLEQERAKTNELRYNLDLEKEKQTQREIQRELEQVESGSRPPRREFSSSTHSSRPRDRYRDRESGRSNADGSVRGHSQFSPQQSSKHVIV